From a single Aspergillus puulaauensis MK2 DNA, chromosome 2, nearly complete sequence genomic region:
- a CDS encoding uncharacterized protein (COG:S;~EggNog:ENOG410PNCS;~InterPro:IPR010640;~PFAM:PF06772;~TransMembrane:8 (i58-77o83-103i115-133o145-171i183-205o211-233i245-265o277-296i)), whose product MNRTPFFSLGRGPVSRPESAGEPTQPRRGLALIETPIDEKDGVPPHLYRHSDATPIELFFDLFFVANLATFTATHEINNVEALGAYIGFLGVIWFSWLQVTMFDIRFARDSLFERLCKGIQLAAMVGFASAGTRFSTHVQDENVWAFQSLSLILAGSRFLLSLQYTISILFIRRRMRSAAKGLCVIAATLCVSSAVHLGMFFAFGEESPHAYIWTVWFVLFWVEMWMVIATSCITPGIGFQDTHLNVRIGLLTLIIIGEGVISVTRLVNKTVQPGGWTKWSFVHILGVTTNVYFIWQEYFDLTPRRAMGIFAQQIWAQLHFPFHVVLILLLEGSQILALTLDITLKLQYLTETILSACEEPRPEPRVAIRLLRQTIEDMEIQYSRGAIGEQKQFTKY is encoded by the exons ATGAACCGAACGCCCTTTTTCTCTCTAGGTCGCGGGCCAGTGTCCCGGCCTGAATCTGCAGGTGAACCTACTCA GCCACGTAGGGGTTTAGCTCTAATCGAGACACCTATTGACGAGAAAGATGGGGTTCCTCCGCACCTCTATCGCCATTCGGACGCCACTCCCATCGAGCTGTTCTTCGATTTATTTTTTGTTGCGAACCTAGCTACCTTCACAGCTACACATGAAATCAACAATGTAGAAG CTTTAGGAGCCTATATTGGATTCCTCGGAGTGATTTGGTTCAGCTGGCTCCAAGTAACAATGTTTGATATCCGCTTTGCACGGGACTCGCTTTTCGAACGGCTCTGCAAAGGAATACAACTAGCGGCTATGGTCGGATTTGCTTCTGCAGGCACACGGTTCAGTACGCATGTTCAAGACGAGAATGTTTGGGCCTTTCAATCATTAAGCCTTATTCTTGCAGGAAGCAGATTCCTGCTGTCTCTACAATACACAATCAGCATCTTGTTCATTCGCAGGCGGATGAGAAGTGCTGCCAAAGGACTATGCGTTATAGCTGCTACTCTATGCGTTTCGAGTGCGGTCCACTTGGGA ATGTTTTTTGCCTTCGGCGAAGAATCACCTCATGCCTACATATGGACTGTTTGGTTCGTCCTGTTTTGGGTTGAAATGTGGATGGTAATCGCCACCTCCTGTATTACCCCGGGCATCGGATTTCAGGATACTCATCTGAACGTCCGTATAGGACTACTTACCTTGATTATTATTGGTGAAGGCGTCATTTCTGTAACAAGACTTGTCAACAAGACAGTGCAGCCGGGCGGCTGGACCAAATGGTCGTTTGTCCATATCCTAGGTGTTACTACCAATGTC tattttatttgGCAAGAGTACTTTGATCTTACTCCGAGACGGGCCATGGGTATATTTGCGCAGCAAATCTGGGCCCAGCTACATTTTCCGTTTCACGTGgttctcatccttcttctggAGGGGTCGCAGATCCTCGCCTTGACTTTGGATATCACTTTGAAGTTGCAATATCTTACAGAAACGATCCTGTCCGCATGCGAAGAGCCGCGGCCGGAACCACGAGTCGCTATTAGGTTACTTCGGCAGACAATAGAGGATATGGAGATTCAGTACAGCCGAGGCGCAATTGGGGAACAGAAGCAATTTACGAAATATTGA
- the YPT35 gene encoding uncharacterized protein (COG:S;~EggNog:ENOG410PQH4;~InterPro:IPR028648,IPR001683,IPR036871,IPR037917;~PFAM:PF00787;~go_function: GO:0032266 - phosphatidylinositol-3-phosphate binding [Evidence IEA];~go_function: GO:0035091 - phosphatidylinositol binding [Evidence IEA]) has protein sequence MEPANEETGRVPRPQPLPASPPCPSMVSSASGRNTESFASRSADVGASPSPASQSPRRSPKERPVSGIVPPYWAHHRNASRASQISIDGGPAITLEDHTEDPNSETSRGLWAKSVSIDDHVVVRGMTGIGAYVVWNCKIRTLEGGIIPVRMRYSEFDDLRLQLVASFPHAKNALPSLPPKSVLFKFRPSFLESRRVGLEYFLNCVLLNPEFSSSPIVKDFLFGRMC, from the exons ATGGAGCCAGCGAATGAGGAGACAGGCCGGGTACCGAGGCCGCAACCACTCCCTGCTTCCCCTCCCTGTCCTTCTATGGTTTCCAGCGCCTCCGGTCGTAACACAGAATCCTTTGCTTCTCGCTCAGCCGACGTTGGTGCTAGCCCTAGTCCAGCCTCCCAGTCTCCTCGCCGCTCGCCCAAAGAACGCCCGGTCTCAGGCATAGTTCCCCCTTACTGGGCCCATCACCGAAATGCATCTCGTGCATCCCAAATATCCATTGATGGCGGCCCGGCGATAACACTTGAGGATCATACTGAAGATCCAAACTCTGAAACCAGCCGTGGACTGTGGGCTAAAAGCGTCTCTATCGATGATCATGTTGTCGTCCGGGGAATGACCGGTATCGGCGCATATGTGGTATGGAATTGCAAAATTCGGACACTTGAG GGTGGTATAATACCAGTCCGCATGAG ATACTCCGAGTTTGACGATTTACGACTTCAACTAGTGGCATCTTTTCCTCATGCGAAGAATGCTCTCCCTTCGCTTCCCCCGAAAAGCGTTCTTT TCAAATTTCGACCATCTTTCCTCGAATCCCGCAGAGTCGGTCTCGAGTATTTCCTGAA CTGTGTTCTCTTAAACCCCGAGTTCTCAAGCTCTCCAATCGTCAAAGACTTTCTCTTCGGGCGAATGTGCTAG
- a CDS encoding transcription initiation factor TFIID subunit TAF2 (BUSCO:EOG09260289;~COG:K;~EggNog:ENOG410PFBT;~InterPro:IPR042097,IPR037813;~go_component: GO:0005669 - transcription factor TFIID complex [Evidence IEA]) — protein MPGVVDTPAGPSWPGLGYTVAHQKVELEVDFANRSLKGKTEIIIHPHYKDLRTIRLNFRQGELKRLNVSGKVPTVKYTDPYESLQLYGPHYHQRLSSKIDGLLKPRPEPELLLTLPKSVRIEELDPFSTEAQDQMALRAPGIADDTEGPLSSKAADTSLPRFTALTVNIEFIAENIRDGLQFVGVESGDKRYPHVYTTNSLDYGTGCPLFPCVDDPSSRCTWEISIKCAATLGDVFDRKSKDQSSGGSGARPKSSTNYDRFIAPDDEAMDMSVVCSGDLTDDIIDPRDPSKKTVSFASYSPLSARQVGFAVGPFEYVNLADFRESDQDEQLGQNAIPLHAFCLPGRGDEVRNTCFPMAKAIDYFSLTYGSYPFASYKMCFVDDVPEDTLPTSCFSICSSRLLFPEEIIDPMYDSTRAITHALAVQWIGVNIVPKEAVDTWVTVGVAWYMTDTFMRKLCGNNEYRFRLKQMSDRVCDLDYERPSVHDMGNILSIDPSEADFIALKAPIVLFILDRRLTKASGKATMSRIISRLFLNARMGEIPNGSVTSSYFQKTCERLGHAKLDTFFNQWIYGAGCPRFQATQRFNKKKLVVEMMIKQVQSDQPSARDLEKDAFMRDVKEEIRNVYAGTIQPVFTGSMTIRIHEADGTPYEHIVEIKEGVTKFDIPYNTKYKRLKRNKRQKERAAAVIGADGNTEVQEDILLYCLGDVLQTEDEMQQWRLADWSKEDEERMGQESYEWIRMDADFEWVCKLSLVMPGYMYLSQLQQDRDVVAQLESLQYMAVQKEHPLISTIFLRTLMDRRYFHGIRVAAARALVKHAKEEINWLGLYHLEKAFQEMFCLPDSPMTRSNDFSDRAAYVLQLVIPEAISRVRDVSGKTPMRVKRFLYDKLKFNDNSNNEYSDNFYVATLMRSLCHAMLGRVETRTDELNDFDMEAVLEAQAEEQLEKDAVAEIDRYRRMDEWSSSFQNLYSRAALHCQMQLMQAKIADADVMQFLPYTRVGTYDLLRLDAFECLVELDIFQSPELLRWFIFTLSNDPSVWLRWRLHGLLGKALAPVAFGRSVVKEPSTAADGLIIEQESSTELRQADLARRQTVTGALAALKAEVSGDQVLKECLWAACSTPAIGVLELSELTDLCRVIYDPITSKKVALKYPRYWGVKHLGKGRLHFFRTNKARTSLNPSKYSTTSTKRKREDASAAPLRVTFKQPKPNHGTPSSNTPGPSSSQSKPKLHLPNFAAASTQASQASQAPQTPATPSTPGGGLKLKLKIGSKQ, from the exons ATGCCGGGGGTCGTTGATACTCCCGCCGGCCCAAGCTGGCCAGGCCTGGGCTACACGGTTGCGCACCAGAAGGTCGAACTGGAGGTAGACTTCGCAAACCGGAGTCTCAAGGGCAAAACGGAGATCATCATTCACCCTCATTACAAGGACCTGCGCACTATTCGATTGAATTTCCGACAGGGAGAACTGAAGCGTCTAAATGTCAGCGGAAAGGTGCCTACCGTCAAATACACCGACCCTTACGAGTCGCTCCAACTCTACGGACCCCATTATCACCAGCGCCTATCGTCGAAAATAGATggcctcctcaaaccccgACCCGAACCCGAACTCCTCTTGACCCTCCCCAAAAGCGTGCGCATCGAAGAGCTCGATCCTTTTTCTACGGAGGCCCAAGATCAGATGGCACTCCGTGCTCCTGGAATAGCCGATGATACGGAAGGCCCTTTAAGCTCGAAGGCTGCGGATACGTCCCTTCCGCGATTCACGGCGCTTACGGTGAATATCGAATTTATCGCCGAGAACATACGGGATGGTTTGCAATTTGTTGGTGTAGAGAGTGGTGACAAGCGCTATCCGCACGTTTATACCACAAACTCTCTTGATTATGGGACTGGATGCCCGCTTTTCCCTTGTGTCGATGACCCTTCCTCGCGTTGCACTTGGGAAATATCGATCAAGTGCGCGGCTACGCTAGGCGATGTTTTCGACCGCAAGTCAAAGGATCAATCAAGTGGTGGATCTGGGGCTCGTCCAAAATCAAGCACGAATTACGATCGATTCATTGCACCCGACGACGAGGCCATGGATATGTCAGTGGTCTGTTCTGGGGACTTGACGGATGATATTATTGATCCAAGAGACCCCAGCAAGAAAACAGTCTCGTTTGCTTCTTACTCCCCTCTTTCTGCCCGTCAAGTCGGATTTGCTGTTGGTCCATTTGAGTATGTCAACCTCGCCGATTTCCGTGAAAGCGACCAAGACGAACAACTTGGTCAGAATGCCATCCCGTTGCATGCGTTTTGCCTACCAGGAAGAGGTGATGAAGTTCGTAACACCTGTTTTCCGATGGCAAAGGCCATCGATTATTTCTCATTGACATATGGATCATACCCGTTTGCGAGCTACAAGATGTGCTTCGTCGATGACGTACCGGAGGATACGTTACCAACGTCCTGCTTCTCAATATGTAGCAGCCGTCTTCTGTTCCCGGAGGAGATAATTGACCCCATGTACGACTCGACTCGTGCAATCACCCATGCGCTTGCCGTCCAGTGGATTGGTGTCAATATTGTGCCGAAGGAGGCGGTTGATACTTGGGTAACAGTTGGCGTTGCTTGGTATATGACAGATACCTTCATGCGAAAACTCTGCGGGAACAACGAATACCGCTTCCGACTAAAGCAAATGTCGGATCGGGTCTGTGATTTGGACTACGAGCGTCCATCTGTGCACGACATGGGAAATATCCTCAGCATAGACCCATCAGAGGCCGACTTCATCGCGCTCAAAGCGCCGATTGTCCTGTTTATCCTGGACCGGCGCCTCACTAAAGCCAGCGGAAAGGCAACAATGTCCCGAATCATCTCTCGCCTTTTCTTAAACGCTCGCATGGGAGAAATACCCAATGGATCCGTTACATCCTCTTATTTTCAAAAGACTTGCGAGCGACTCGGACACGCAAAGTTGGACACATTTTTCAATCAGTGGATTTATGGTGCCGGGTGCCCTCGATTCCAAGCAACTCAAAGATTTAATAAGAAGAAATTGGTGGTAGAAATGATGATCAAACAAGTTCAGTCTGATCAACCAAGTGCTCgtgacttggagaaggatgCCTTCATGCGCGACGTCAAAGAAGAAATTCGGAATGTGTATGCTGGCACAATACAACCCGTTTTTACTGGGTCCATGACGATCAGAATCCATGAAGCTGACGGTACCCCTTACGAACACATCGTCGAGATCAAGGAGGGCGTCACGAAATTCGACATACCCTATAATAcgaaatataaaagattaaaaaggAACAAGCGACAAAAAGAGCGCGCTGCGGCCGTTATAGGTGCGGACGGCAATACGGAGGTACAGGAGGATATCCTGCTCTATTGTCTTGGGGACGTATTGCAAACTGAGGACGAAATGCAACAATGGCGACTCGCAGATTGGAGtaaagaggatgaagaaaggATGGGCCAAGAATCTTACGAATGGATTCGCATGGATGCAGATTTCGAATGGGTTTGCAAGCTATCACTGGTTATGCCTGGATACATGTATCTTTCGCAGCTCCAGCAAGACCGTGATGTGGTAGCTCAATTAGAG TCTCTCCAGTATATGGCCGTCCAAAAGGAGCATCCTTTAATatcaaccatcttccttcgaACACTAATGGATCGAAGATACTTTCACGGGATCCGTGTGGCTGCGGCACGGGCTTTAGTAAAACATGCCAAGGAGGAGATAAATTGGCTGGGACTTTATCATCTCGAGAAAGCTTTTCAAGAAATGTTCTGTCTACCAGACTCCCCTATGACTAGGTCAAACGATTTCTCAGACAGGGCCGCGTACGTTCTCCAACTAGTCATTCCAGAGGCGATCTCTCGAGTTCGAGACGTCAGCGGCAAGACCCCAATGAGAGTTAAGCGGTTCCTTTACGACAAGCTGAAGTTCAACGACAACTCAAACAATGAG TACTCGGACAACTTCTACGTCGCGACACTGATGAGGTCTCTATGTCATGCCATGCTGGGAAGAGTTGAAACCCGCACCGACGAACTCAATGACTTCGATATGGAAGCTGTTCTAGAAGCCCAAGCCGAAGAACAACTCGAAAAAGACGCCGTGGCAGAGATTGACCGTTATAGAAGAATGGACGAGTGGTCGAGCTCATTCCAGAACCTGTACTCTCGTGCGGCTCTACATTGCCAGATGCAGCTTATGCAGGCCAAAATCGCGGATGCCGATGTTATGCAGTTCTTGCCCTACACACGGGTGGGCACTTatgacctcctccgcctAGACGCCTTCGAATGTCTTGTCGAACTCGATATATTCCAGAGTCCTGAGTTACTTCGATGGTTTATCTTCACCCTGTCCAACGATCCCTCGGTATGGCTTAGGTGGCGGCTTCACGGCTTGCTCGGAAAGGCGCTCGCGCCCGTAGCATTTGGGCGCAGCGTTGTCAAAGAGCCATCGACAGCTGCCGATGGCTTAATCATTGAGCAAGAGTCCTCAACGGAGCTTCGACAGGCGGACCTCGCTCGAAGACAAACTGTCACCGGAGCTTTGGCTGCCCTTAAGGCAGAGGTATCTGGCGACCAAGTGCTCAAGGAGTGCCTCTGGGCCGCATGCAGCACCCCAGCAATTGGTGTATTGGAGCTTTCCGAGCTCACAGACCTATGCAGAGTCATATACGATCCCATAACCTCAAAGAAGGTTGCCCTTAAATACCCCAGGTACTGGGGCGTCAAGCACCTCGGAAAG GGCCGCCTTCATTTCTTCCGCACGAACAAGGCCCGGACAtccctcaacccctccaaaTACTCAACTACATCCACAAAACGCAAGAGAGAAGACGCAtcagctgctcctcttcgaGTCACTTTCAAGCAGCCAAAACCCAACCACGGCACTCCATCCTCAAATACCCCAGGTCCAAGTTCCTCGCAATCAAAACCCAAGCTCCACCTCCCGAATTTCGCCGCGGCCTCAACACAAGCCTCACAAGCCTCACAAGCACCACAAACTCCAGCAACCCCATCTACGCCTGGCGGTGGGCTCAAGCTGAAATTGAAAATCGGATCCAAACAATAA
- a CDS encoding class I SAM-dependent methyltransferase (COG:S;~EggNog:ENOG410PQ36;~InterPro:IPR029063,IPR041698;~PFAM:PF13649,PF13489,PF01209,PF08242,PF08241, PF13847), whose translation MTSQSASSTAISLSPLKEGIKKAYNTISNTYSDWTQTHHATRIKYLNVLLEHLNSGAPTPQSVLELGCGSGNPVTSLLASSQYPTNGADTSSSAPRFTVIGNDISQQQLHLASERLGSFKNVELKEGDMMDLSFGERSLDAVLGMYALIHLPREEQKDLLRRIHIWLRPGGYFLGNFAVEEQQSVFNHTWLGCGTDGGVMFWSSWGEEKTCEILADTGMDVIIREVVQDVEEGSDGEEKKVSFVWILGKKKQDI comes from the coding sequence ATGACTTCTCAGTCTGCAAGTTCAACTGCaatctctctctccccacTCAAAGAGGGCATTAAAAAGGCGTACAACACTATCTCAAACACCTACTCGGACTGGACACAGACACATCATGCAACTCGCATCAAGTACCTCAACGTACTTCTCGAACACCTCAACTCCGGTGCGCCGACCCCACAATCGGTGCTGGAACTAGGCTGTGGTTCTGGAAACCCTGTCACCTCTCTCTTGGCATCTAGTCAGTATCCCACCAACGGTGCCGATACTAGTAGCTCGGCTCCCAGATTCACGGTTATTGGAAATGATATATCACAGCAACAACTTCATCTCGCATCGGAAAGGCTGGGTTCATTTAAAAACGTCGAACTGAAGGAAGGGGATATGATGGATCTATCCTTTGGGGAGAGAAGTCTTGACGCAGTACTAGGAATGTACGCGCTTATTCACCTACCCAGGGAAGAACAGAAGGACTTGTTGAGAAGAATCCATATTTGGCTCAGGCCTGGTGGGTATTTCCTTGGGAATTTCGCAGTGGAGGAGCAGCAATCGGTGTTTAATCATACTTGGTTGGGTTGTGGGACTGACGGCGGAGTTATGTTTTGGAGTAGCtggggggaagaaaagacgTGCGAGATTCTCGCCGATACTGGTATGGATGTCATTATAAGGGAGGTGGTTCAAGATGTTGAGGAGGGCAgcgatggggaggagaaaaagGTATCGTTCGTGTGGAttttggggaagaagaaacaagatATATAG
- a CDS encoding uncharacterized protein (COG:S;~EggNog:ENOG410PR46;~SECRETED:SignalP(1-19);~TransMembrane:1 (n3-14c19/20o171-188i)) codes for MVLLRSLIAIAAVAGVAHSQNDTSAVDSQDINTPTKQHWCLTQTESCRIICDQVTGVTGGTPDSNDCNDNTLVYSCVCSNGQSPNTSEYTQTIPYFLCTEQNNRCVNDCTQNDSSCQDKCRSSNPCGAQHPRPPNKTSTTVASTTSTLQPFTGEAGDEGGAIKPMIDLKPVYGLSIVLGGFFAGFAFLL; via the exons ATGGTTCTGCTGCGCTCTCTCATCGCCATTGCCGCCGTGGCTGGCGTTGCTCATTCCCAGAACGATACATCGGCAGTAGACTCGCAAGACATTAACACTCCCACAAAAC AACATTGGTGTCTCACCCAGACCGAATCTTGCCGCATCATTTGTGACCAGGTCACAGGTGTTACAGGTGGAACCCCAGACTCAAATGATTGCAATGAT AACACCCTTGTGTATAGCTGTGTCTGCAGCAATGGTCAATCACCAAACACCTCCGAATACACTCAAACGATCCCCTACTTCCTTTGCACGGAACAGAACAACCGTTGTGTCAACGACTGCACCCAAAACGACTCGAGCTGTCAGGATAAGTGTCGCTCCTCCAACCCTTGCGGAGCTCAACACCCTAGACCTCCGAACAAAACTTCAACCACAGTTGCATCTACCACGTCTACCCTACAGCCGTTTACCGGGGAAGCTGGCGACGAAGGAGGTGCCATCAAGCCAATGATTGATCTTAAACCAGTGTATGGTCTCTCCATCGTCCTTGGGGGATTCTTTGCCGGCTTTGCGTTTCTTCTCTAA
- a CDS encoding sn-1,2-diacylglycerol cholinephosphotransferase (COG:I;~EggNog:ENOG410PK7Y;~InterPro:IPR014472,IPR000462,IPR043130;~PFAM:PF01066;~TransMembrane:8 (i61-84o90-108i190-210o230-252i264-284o296-320i332-352o358-379i);~go_component: GO:0016020 - membrane [Evidence IEA];~go_function: GO:0016780 - phosphotransferase activity, for other substituted phosphate groups [Evidence IEA];~go_process: GO:0008654 - phospholipid biosynthetic process [Evidence IEA]) produces MIRIFRRIREIQDSLPDDVLLPLKSYKYSSVDKSYISNYILRHYWNAFVEVLPLWMAPNMVTLLGFLFIVGNVMLIEIFMPDLIGPGPSWLYYSFALGMWMYSTLDNVDGKQARRTGTSSGLGELFDHGIDSLNCTLASLLETAAMGLGSSELGAWTAIVPCLAMYFSTWETFHTHTLYLGYFNGPTEGLLIGIGIMIASGWYGPQIWSQPIVEFLNFPSLFGNNSVKDLWAPLLIGSFFLGHLPGCVYNVISARRSQNLPVAPIFKEWIPMVIFTGCNIAWLFSPYSSILSGNRLVLFCCTMSFVFGRMTTKIILAHLLRQPFPHWTVFQTPLIGGAILANLPFLGLPAISASFELLYLRVYFLFAFVAYMYWAVLIINRITTFLGINCLTIRRDRSSEREPPFRSLATDNSDRGSIKSH; encoded by the exons ATGATTAGGATTTTTCGGAGGATACGGG AGATCCAAGACTCTCTCCCTGACGATGTCCTGCTACCCCTTAAGAGCTACAAGTACTCGAGCGTGGATAAATCGTACATCTCGAATTATATCCTCAGACATTAC TGGAATGCTTTCGTCGAAGTACTGCCGCTTTGGATGGCGCCGAACATGGTCACCCTCCTGGGGTTCCTGTTCATCGTGGGCAACGTCATGCttatagagatatttatGCCTGACCTCATTGGACCG GGACCGTCTTGGTTGTATTACAGTTTCGCATTAGGAATGTGGAT GTACTCTACGCTTGATAACGTTGATGGAAAACAAGCGCGAAGAACCGGGACCTCAAGTGGACTAGGAGAGCTTTTTGA CCATGGGATTGACTCCCTCAACTGCACGCTTGCTAGTCTCCTCGAAACCGCGGCAATGGGCCTAGGATCCTCCGAACTCGGTGCCTGGACTGCCATTGTGCCCTGCCTTGCCATGTACTTCTCTACCTGGGAAACCTTTCACACCCATACGCTCTATCTTGGATACTTCAACGGCCCTACCGAAGGCCTTTTGATTGGAATAGGCATCATGATTGCGTCTGGCTGGTACGGACCCCAGATTTGGTCACAGCCCATCGTTGAATTTCTAAACTTCCCGAGCCTCTTCGGCAACAATTCTGTGAAGGATCTATGGGCTCCGCTCCTCATTGGATCGTTCTTCCTAGGCCACCTGCCCGGCTGTGTTTACAATGTCATCTCTGCTCGTAGAAGCCAGAACCTCCCCGTTGCTCCCATCTTCAAGGAGTGGATTCCGATGGTCATCTTTACCGGATGCAACATCGCATGGCTTTTCTCCCCATATTCGTCTATTCTCTCCGGCAACCGACTAGTGTTGTTCTGCTGCACGATGTCCTTTGTCTTTGGACGGATGACCACAAAAATTATCCTTGCACACTTATTGAGACAACCATTCCCCCACTGGACAGTATTCCAGACTCCTCTTATCGGCGGTGCTATACTCGCCAATCTTCCGTTCCTGGGCCTCCCTGCAATTAGCGCCTCGTTCGAGCTTCTTTACTTGCGGGTGTATTTCCTTTTCGCATTTGTCGCTTACATGTACTGGGCAGTGCTGATCATTAATCGCATCACAACATTCCTTGGCATTAATTGTCTAACAATCCGCCGAGACCGATCATCCGAGAGAGAACCCCCGTTCCGCAGCCTCGCAACAGATAATTCCGACAGGGGAAGCATCAAAAGCCACTAA
- the SMG1 gene encoding putative small nuclear ribonucleoprotein SmG (COG:A;~EggNog:ENOG410PQQQ;~InterPro:IPR034098,IPR010920,IPR001163;~PFAM:PF01423;~go_component: GO:0005681 - spliceosomal complex [Evidence IEA];~go_process: GO:0000387 - spliceosomal snRNP assembly [Evidence IEA]), which produces MPQAQPELKKYMEKRVFCELNGNRKVIGVLRGYDVFMNIVLDEAFEEKPGGEKVAIGMIVIRGNSVVMLEALERISEK; this is translated from the exons ATGCCTCAAGCCCAGCCCGAGTTAAAGAAG TATATGGAGAAGCGGGTGTTCTGCGAACTTAACGGGAACCGCAAAGTCATTGGCGTTCTACGCGGCTACGAT GTGTTTATGAACATCGTTCTTGACGAAGCTTTTGAAGAGAAGCCAGGTGGAGAAAAGGTTGCTATCGGCATGATT GTCATTCGCGGCAACTCAGTTGTCATGCTTGAG GCTTTGGAACGGATAAGCGAGAAATAG
- a CDS encoding uncharacterized protein (COG:S;~EggNog:ENOG410PPP3) produces MSSGFANRRKPRKIGGAEEDNDEGEQDSGPIVKRPVNSKTKQKSKSRLSFGAGETSMTEDGEDESEVIVPKKQGLGRRVLEKNVFQRSMTPSGSNTQLPLRVGPEQDRPSYNEDYLNELRNQTASAPKPTADGMNGNEVDVTAKFGEVMKVTAPSAIPTEAEIREKKARRARLAKEHDSHTLTEQDYISLEENAEDEWEVADRENHKDTRLERDDEDFAEGFDEYVEDGRISLGKKAEREQKKKQRETMRELIEDAEALSDEEDSDLEEKAAYEAAQTRAAMGYGKDPVDRPKTPPKMTSLPRLSTCLDRLRTNLVVLEKSRSQMINRMEELRKEKADISVREVEIQALIKETGDHYEKLKQEAGVTPGSEVATPATTDLESSRGLENIGTSMISKPNSESES; encoded by the exons ATGAGTTCTGGCTTTGCTAATCGAAGGAAGCCCCGCAAGATCGGCGGAGCCGAGGAGGACAACGATGAAGGTGAACAAG ATTCTGGACCAATTGTGAAAAGACCGGTGAATTCAAAAACGAAGCAAAAATCCAAATCGCGCCTTTCATTCGGGGCCGGCGAGACTTCAATGACagaggatggtgaggatgaaaGCGAGGTTATCGTCCCCAAGAAACAAGGCTTGGGTAGGCGCGTGCTTGAAAAGAACGTATTTCAAAGATCGATGACCCCATCGGGGTCGAATACGCAGCTTCCGCTGCGAGTCGGGCCCGAACAAGATCGACCAAGTTATAATGAGGACTACCTGAATGAACTTCGAAACCAGACGGCTTCAGCACCGAAGCCTACAGCCGACGGTATGAATGGCAATGAGGTGGACGTGACGGCAAAATTTGGTGAAGTTATGAAAGTTACTGCTCCCTCGGCGATCCCTACCGAGGCCGAAATcagagagaagaaggctCGACGGGCAAGACTAGCAAAGGAACACGACAGTCATACGCTCACGGAACAGGACTACATTTCGCTCGAGGAgaatgcagaagatgaatGGGAAGTGGCGGACAGGGAGAATCACAAGGATACGAGGCTGGAGCGAGACGACGAAGACTTTGCGGAAGGGTTCGACGAGTACGTTGAGGATGGGCGCATATCCCTAGGGAAGAAGGCAGAACGcgaacaaaaaaagaagcagCGCGAAACAATGCGCGAGCTgattgaggatgctgaggcaCTttcggatgaggaagactcggacctggaggagaaagcagCTTATGAAGCAGCACAAACAAGAGCCGCAATGGGTTATGGCAAAGACCCCGTGGATCGACCAAAGACACCCCCGAAGATGACATCGCTCCCACGTCTCTCAACATGCCTGGACCGATTGCGGACGAACCTTGTCGTTCTAGAGAAATCCAGGTCACAAATGATCAACCGCATGGAGGAGctgagaaaggaaaaagcCGATATATCTGTTAGAGAAGTCGAGATACAGGCTTTGATCAAAGAGACTGGAGATCACTACGAAAAGCTCAAACAGGAAGCCGGTGTCACTCCGGGATCCGAGGTTGCCACTCCTGCAACCACCGATCTCGAGAGCTCGCGAGGATTAGAAAATATTGGGACGTCCATGATATCCAAACCAAACTCGGAAAGTGAATCATGA